In Microbacterium esteraromaticum, the following proteins share a genomic window:
- a CDS encoding DUF6262 family protein, which translates to MAPEDRRTANLRDANKKKSSAARAAVISALGALRREGEKININAVARRSSVSRGFIYAHPELKSLIEADAELSRNGLRRGTSSPNEASLSARLAVALSKIEEYKRERAKHRADMKALENRIEALTAQLFELQTDRWLKP; encoded by the coding sequence GTGGCGCCTGAGGATCGGCGAACTGCGAACCTGCGCGACGCTAACAAGAAGAAATCTTCGGCCGCGCGCGCGGCCGTCATCTCGGCGCTGGGGGCCCTTCGCCGAGAGGGGGAGAAGATCAACATCAACGCTGTGGCACGACGGTCCTCGGTATCGCGTGGCTTCATCTACGCGCATCCCGAGCTTAAGAGTCTGATTGAGGCTGATGCTGAGCTCTCTCGGAACGGCCTTCGACGCGGCACATCGTCGCCGAACGAGGCTTCGCTTAGCGCTAGGCTCGCGGTCGCGCTTTCCAAGATCGAGGAGTACAAGCGGGAACGCGCGAAGCACCGGGCCGACATGAAGGCTCTAGAGAACCGCATCGAGGCGCTGACGGCTCAACTCTTCGAGCTACAGACTGACCGATGGCTGAAGCCATAG
- a CDS encoding tyrosine-type recombinase/integrase: MREFPIWLDEAAGVKSGRRRLGRRRGGTMRWSASQEIEQPWLKDIVDRWVSYRLNTEASDVQSVGDQERAVTSFALWATAKGVRGPEGLTRNLLLAWAAEVNRRKGKTGARLSGSYRAKLVSSVAMMLTFARVNVTDRIPSNAVYLPGELPKADPPRPRFIEPRVIETLRMPASLALIADPSHRVAMQIMMQVGLRSGHTCSLPYDCLIDLNRGGSTDRWALTFVDTKANRQITLPIDAAVAGAVREQQARAATLSKQMGEPAPVQLFPNPRAPISRQLTPEKMNLVLDEWVAALGLCDAQGVPLKLTPHRFRHTFATEMRERGVPLEVVRDLLGHASLSSTEIYATVTDVRMRAEWEKATFINVEGELLELPDGPAADAEWMLHQIGRAVQPLPNGGCALPIQQKCPHANACLDGCPNFVTTPAFLPVHLAQSDEFDRVISKAEAAGHLRIVEINTRPNDNLKKIIRTIRQQEEALGGA, encoded by the coding sequence ATGAGAGAGTTTCCGATCTGGCTGGACGAAGCCGCGGGCGTGAAATCTGGTCGTCGACGCTTGGGTAGACGACGCGGCGGGACCATGCGCTGGTCTGCGTCACAGGAAATCGAGCAACCGTGGCTCAAAGACATCGTTGACCGATGGGTCTCCTATCGCCTCAACACCGAGGCGAGCGACGTGCAGAGCGTGGGCGATCAGGAACGCGCCGTCACAAGTTTCGCACTTTGGGCGACGGCAAAGGGTGTTCGCGGTCCGGAGGGGCTGACCCGAAACCTACTCCTAGCATGGGCGGCGGAGGTCAATCGCCGAAAGGGCAAGACAGGTGCTCGGCTTTCCGGTAGCTACCGCGCAAAGCTTGTAAGTTCCGTCGCGATGATGCTCACCTTTGCGCGCGTCAACGTCACGGATCGCATCCCAAGCAACGCCGTCTACTTGCCGGGCGAGTTACCGAAAGCCGACCCGCCGCGGCCTCGCTTCATAGAGCCAAGAGTGATTGAGACCTTGCGCATGCCAGCGAGTCTCGCGCTCATTGCAGACCCGTCGCACCGGGTAGCGATGCAGATCATGATGCAGGTGGGGCTTCGTTCCGGGCATACGTGCTCGCTGCCTTACGACTGCCTCATCGACTTGAACCGAGGCGGCTCGACGGATCGGTGGGCACTTACCTTCGTAGACACGAAAGCGAACAGGCAGATCACGCTGCCTATCGATGCCGCGGTCGCTGGGGCTGTTCGCGAGCAGCAAGCGCGCGCGGCGACGCTGTCGAAACAGATGGGCGAGCCAGCCCCAGTTCAGCTGTTTCCGAATCCTCGTGCGCCGATCTCCAGGCAACTGACACCCGAGAAGATGAATCTTGTCCTGGATGAGTGGGTCGCCGCGCTCGGGCTGTGTGATGCCCAGGGCGTGCCACTGAAACTTACCCCGCATCGCTTCAGGCACACGTTCGCTACGGAAATGAGAGAGCGGGGCGTGCCTCTCGAAGTCGTGCGGGATCTGCTGGGGCACGCATCGCTCAGCTCGACGGAGATCTACGCCACCGTCACAGATGTCCGCATGCGGGCGGAGTGGGAGAAGGCAACCTTCATCAACGTCGAAGGCGAGTTGCTCGAGCTTCCAGACGGGCCAGCGGCTGACGCTGAATGGATGCTCCACCAAATTGGCCGAGCCGTTCAGCCCCTCCCCAACGGGGGCTGTGCCCTTCCGATCCAACAAAAGTGCCCGCACGCCAATGCGTGCTTGGACGGCTGCCCGAACTTCGTCACCACCCCTGCCTTCTTGCCAGTCCACCTCGCTCAATCCGATGAATTTGATCGCGTAATCAGCAAGGCCGAGGCTGCGGGGCACTTGCGTATCGTTGAGATCAACACGCGGCCAAATGACAACCTGAAGAAGATCATCAGAACCATTCGTCAGCAGGAGGAGGCTCTCGGTGGCGCCTGA